One window from the genome of Paenibacillus azoreducens encodes:
- a CDS encoding protein adenylyltransferase SelO, with amino-acid sequence MTKHIGSGWNFDNSYARLPELLFARAEPSPVRSPKLAILNHPLAASLGLSVQALQSEAGIAVFAGNQVLEGASPLAQAYAGHQFGYFNMLGDGRAILLGEQITPQGKRVDIQLKGSGRTPYSRGGDGRAAIGPMLREYIISEAMHALGIPTTRSLAVVTTGQFITREKELPGAVLTRVAASHIRVGTYEYLAQFGTEQNLRIFADYTIDRHYPDIEAGENRYLALLEEVIKRQASLIAKWQLVGFIHGVMNTDNMTISGETIDYGPCAFMDAYDPSTVFSSIDTQGRYAYGNQPYIAGWNLARFAETLLPLLHDDQEQAIKLAQDKISGFMDLYEGNWIEGMRAKLGIFNGEDPDKELINDLLGLMEKYHADYTNTFRALTLDTIEGTDLFGAPEFAQWHERWKARLGRQQESEAASKQLMRSSNPAVIPRNHRVEEALEAASEQEDYSVMERLLTVLSDPFAYSAEQDEYCGLPASTKPYRTYCGT; translated from the coding sequence ATGACAAAACATATAGGATCAGGATGGAACTTCGACAATAGTTATGCCCGGCTGCCGGAATTATTGTTTGCCCGTGCAGAGCCAAGTCCCGTACGCTCGCCGAAGCTGGCCATTCTTAATCATCCTTTGGCAGCATCCCTGGGCTTGAGCGTTCAGGCGCTGCAAAGCGAGGCTGGCATAGCCGTATTTGCCGGGAATCAAGTGCTGGAAGGGGCCTCGCCTCTGGCTCAAGCTTATGCCGGGCATCAATTCGGATATTTTAACATGTTAGGGGATGGCCGGGCTATTCTACTCGGTGAGCAGATTACACCCCAAGGCAAGAGGGTGGATATCCAGCTGAAGGGTTCAGGCAGAACGCCGTACTCTCGTGGGGGGGATGGCCGGGCTGCAATTGGACCGATGCTGCGCGAATACATCATCAGCGAAGCCATGCATGCGCTTGGCATCCCGACCACCCGCAGTCTTGCCGTCGTGACAACGGGGCAGTTCATAACCCGTGAAAAAGAGCTTCCGGGCGCCGTTCTGACACGGGTAGCTGCGAGCCATATACGTGTCGGCACCTATGAATATTTGGCGCAATTTGGCACCGAACAAAACCTGCGCATCTTTGCCGACTATACCATAGATCGCCATTATCCAGACATTGAAGCGGGTGAGAACCGATATCTTGCGCTGCTTGAAGAAGTGATCAAACGCCAGGCTTCGCTTATCGCCAAATGGCAGCTGGTTGGCTTTATTCACGGCGTGATGAACACCGACAACATGACCATTAGCGGCGAAACGATCGATTACGGCCCTTGCGCCTTCATGGATGCTTATGATCCCTCCACGGTTTTTAGCTCCATTGATACGCAAGGACGCTATGCTTATGGCAATCAGCCGTACATTGCCGGATGGAACCTTGCGCGATTTGCCGAGACGTTATTGCCGCTTTTGCATGATGATCAGGAGCAGGCTATCAAGCTGGCCCAGGACAAAATTTCCGGATTTATGGATTTGTATGAGGGGAATTGGATTGAGGGCATGAGAGCCAAGCTGGGGATTTTTAACGGAGAAGATCCGGATAAAGAACTTATTAACGACCTTCTCGGTCTGATGGAAAAATATCATGCGGACTATACCAATACCTTCCGGGCGTTAACCTTGGATACAATCGAGGGCACGGATCTGTTCGGGGCTCCCGAATTCGCCCAGTGGCATGAACGCTGGAAGGCGAGACTCGGCAGACAGCAAGAATCGGAAGCCGCCTCCAAGCAGCTGATGCGAAGCAGCAATCCAGCGGTAATTCCAAGGAATCACCGGGTCGAGGAGGCATTGGAAGCCGCATCGGAACAGGAAGACTACAGCGTGATGGAACGGCTGCTTACGGTTTTATCCGACCCGTTCGCGTACTCCGCCGAACAGGATGAATACTGCGGATTGCCTGCGTCAACCAAACCTTACCGGACGTATTGCGGTACGTGA
- a CDS encoding helix-turn-helix transcriptional regulator — MLLIISKKGMVTGKELAEHFEVSIRTIYRDIEKLGEAGIPVASIGGKGGGYYIMENYNVDNLFLKRDEASTFMAIMNNLNFLFGKNTQFNDMVLKIENTYTQEKNTDKLNINMSHFSMESELKEYLFLMNQAIEENKLMVFDYCNRQMEYSERIVEPLQITFSAGHWHLVGFCRYRNDYRKFKLVRIRNLKMGDSFEKRDISKGEIEEIFKESIRKSSIRVSLKFSNRMGKGLTEYFQEADIHQTEDNQYIVVDHFPHDEGLLKYILSFGKECEIVEPLYLRDELKEYIKKLLLPYNG; from the coding sequence ATGTTATTAATTATCTCAAAAAAAGGTATGGTTACAGGCAAAGAGCTTGCGGAACATTTTGAAGTATCCATACGAACCATTTACAGGGATATAGAAAAATTAGGCGAAGCAGGTATTCCGGTCGCATCCATTGGCGGTAAAGGTGGGGGCTATTACATTATGGAAAACTATAATGTGGACAATCTTTTTTTGAAGAGAGATGAAGCTTCCACCTTCATGGCGATCATGAATAATCTAAATTTTCTGTTTGGGAAAAACACACAGTTTAATGATATGGTTTTAAAGATCGAGAATACGTATACACAAGAAAAAAATACGGATAAGTTGAACATTAACATGTCCCATTTCAGTATGGAGAGTGAATTAAAGGAATACCTGTTTCTGATGAACCAAGCCATTGAAGAAAACAAGCTGATGGTATTTGATTATTGCAACAGACAAATGGAATATTCCGAAAGAATTGTAGAGCCGCTTCAAATCACGTTTTCTGCCGGTCATTGGCATTTGGTTGGATTTTGCAGATACAGAAACGACTACAGAAAGTTTAAACTGGTACGGATCAGGAATTTGAAGATGGGTGACAGTTTCGAAAAAAGAGATATTTCAAAGGGAGAAATCGAAGAAATATTTAAGGAAAGCATCCGCAAATCAAGTATTCGAGTTAGCTTGAAATTTTCCAATCGAATGGGCAAGGGGCTAACCGAGTATTTCCAAGAAGCGGATATTCATCAAACGGAAGATAACCAATACATTGTTGTAGATCATTTTCCTCATGATGAAGGGTTACTCAAATATATTTTAAGCTTTGGCAAGGAATGCGAGATTGTAGAGCCCCTTTATTTGAGAGATGAATTAAAAGAATATATAAAAAAATTATTGCTCCCATACAATGGCTGA
- a CDS encoding alpha/beta fold hydrolase: MRMVEAFHTCHGRKLFSKYSLKGTPSVIFIAGLGDSSESWDVVQDRISRITSTFSYDRVGVGRSEAAPLPRTCLDLVQELSELLSSIPMEPPYILVGHSFGGLVARLFASRYPAMVSGIVLIDAAHEYKELAYEKILPEKLISVNRAYLENPMLNREKIDKLRSYKEVVDHSRQSNIPLSIITSGLPDGGDRDDGNDDNDGDDGEWPQQEILQMEQRLQAGFKRLSTVSKIRVAGRSGHYVHHDEPEIVIEEIINMLKGMEL; the protein is encoded by the coding sequence ATGCGTATGGTTGAAGCCTTCCATACCTGTCATGGCCGCAAGCTGTTCAGCAAATATTCGTTAAAAGGTACGCCAAGCGTAATATTCATCGCAGGATTGGGTGATAGCTCGGAGTCATGGGATGTAGTGCAGGACCGGATATCGCGGATCACATCAACCTTTTCGTATGACAGGGTGGGCGTGGGTAGAAGTGAAGCTGCGCCGCTTCCGCGGACATGCCTTGACTTGGTGCAGGAGCTTTCCGAGTTGTTATCGAGTATTCCAATGGAACCGCCGTATATTCTTGTTGGACATTCCTTTGGAGGATTGGTTGCCAGGTTATTTGCGAGTCGTTATCCGGCGATGGTATCGGGGATCGTCCTGATTGATGCTGCACACGAATATAAAGAGCTCGCTTATGAAAAGATTCTGCCTGAGAAGCTGATCTCAGTGAATAGAGCTTATCTCGAAAATCCGATGTTGAATCGGGAGAAGATCGATAAGTTACGGAGCTATAAGGAGGTCGTTGATCATTCACGGCAAAGCAATATTCCCTTGTCAATTATTACAAGCGGGCTGCCGGATGGCGGTGATAGAGATGATGGTAATGATGATAATGATGGCGATGATGGGGAATGGCCACAACAAGAAATATTGCAAATGGAGCAAAGGCTGCAAGCCGGTTTTAAGCGGCTGTCAACGGTAAGCAAGATCAGGGTTGCCGGGCGCAGCGGGCATTATGTTCATCATGATGAACCGGAAATTGTAATAGAGGAAATTATCAATATGTTGAAGGGGATGGAATTGTGA
- a CDS encoding DUF2785 domain-containing protein, producing MNDTRMKLMTDLQRIEKEQYQLREGECYQDFLTLMLQFIGDPQPELRDDLICTTFYEWIEEDGSRLTETELRGLLAVLTDERHLFYHIGSEGDESVFTRAFSVLPIGLIVLRHRKKPFLDHAEFQHLKHSLLRYYKEEKDLRGYLPEGGWAHSAAHGADALVELVQCQESDAAVQLEVLAAVQGMLHNGIQIFSEEEDERIARIVDTMIDKSLLPQQEVADWISGLTHCADLPQSRGPRIARVNSKNFLRSLYFRRGQISRGNILDAAILAGEAKLNRFAIGKD from the coding sequence GTGAACGATACAAGGATGAAACTCATGACGGACCTGCAAAGAATAGAAAAGGAGCAGTACCAACTTCGTGAAGGAGAGTGTTATCAGGATTTCTTAACTTTGATGCTGCAATTTATAGGGGATCCTCAGCCGGAATTACGGGATGATCTGATTTGTACGACATTTTATGAATGGATTGAAGAAGATGGCAGCAGGTTAACGGAAACGGAATTGCGTGGTCTCCTGGCTGTTCTAACCGATGAGCGACATTTGTTTTATCATATTGGCAGCGAGGGTGACGAGTCTGTATTTACAAGGGCGTTCTCTGTCCTGCCCATCGGTTTGATCGTGTTGCGCCACAGAAAGAAACCTTTTCTGGATCATGCCGAATTCCAGCATCTTAAGCATTCACTGCTCCGCTATTATAAGGAGGAAAAGGATCTGCGCGGCTATCTGCCTGAAGGGGGTTGGGCTCACAGTGCGGCACACGGTGCGGATGCTTTGGTGGAGCTGGTTCAGTGCCAGGAGAGTGATGCTGCGGTACAGCTTGAGGTGCTTGCCGCTGTTCAGGGAATGCTGCATAACGGGATACAAATTTTTAGCGAAGAAGAAGATGAGCGGATCGCCCGTATCGTGGATACCATGATTGACAAAAGTCTGCTCCCGCAGCAGGAGGTCGCAGACTGGATCAGTGGACTGACACACTGCGCCGACTTGCCGCAAAGCCGTGGTCCGAGGATCGCCCGCGTAAATAGCAAAAACTTTCTCCGCAGCCTTTATTTCAGAAGAGGGCAGATCAGCCGTGGGAATATCCTTGACGCTGCCATACTTGCAGGAGAGGCTAAATTGAACAGATTTGCGATAGGGAAAGATTGA
- a CDS encoding coenzyme F420-0:L-glutamate ligase: MERVVGTVVRGLRCPIINQGDSIEEIVVDSVLKASEAEGFNIHDKDIVTVTESIVARAQGNYATIDHIAKDVSSKYGEETVGVIFPILSRNRFAICLRGIAKGAKKIVLMLSYPSDEVGNHLVDLDMLDEKGVNPWTDVLTEQQFRELFGYKKHTFTGIDYIDYYKSLIEEYGVECEVIFSNNPKTILEYTKNVLTCDIHTRFRTKKILKANGGEKVYGLDDILTASIDGSGCNEAYGLLGSNKSTENSVKLFPRNCQPIVDNIQRMLKEKTGKQVEVMIYGDGAFKDPVGKIWELADPVVSPAYTAGLDGTPNEVKLKYLADNNFADLRGEELKQAISQYINKKDANLVGAMEAQGTTPRRLTDLIGSLSDLTSGSGDKGTPVIFIQGYFDNYTK, encoded by the coding sequence TTGGAAAGAGTGGTTGGAACAGTCGTTAGAGGCCTCCGTTGCCCAATCATCAATCAAGGGGACAGCATCGAGGAAATCGTCGTAGATAGCGTATTAAAAGCTTCCGAAGCGGAAGGCTTCAACATTCATGATAAAGATATCGTTACCGTTACCGAATCCATCGTTGCTCGTGCGCAAGGCAACTATGCTACGATTGATCACATTGCGAAAGATGTGAGCTCCAAATACGGGGAGGAAACGGTTGGAGTCATTTTCCCGATCTTAAGCCGGAATCGCTTTGCAATCTGTCTTCGCGGCATCGCCAAAGGCGCTAAAAAAATCGTTCTCATGCTCAGCTATCCATCGGATGAAGTGGGAAACCACTTGGTGGATCTCGACATGCTTGATGAAAAAGGGGTTAATCCTTGGACAGATGTGTTGACAGAGCAGCAATTCCGCGAGCTTTTTGGTTATAAAAAACATACTTTTACCGGCATCGATTATATCGATTACTATAAATCATTGATTGAAGAATACGGCGTGGAATGCGAAGTCATTTTCTCGAACAATCCAAAGACGATCTTGGAATACACCAAAAACGTGCTGACATGCGATATCCATACCAGATTCAGAACGAAGAAAATTTTGAAAGCCAATGGCGGAGAAAAAGTGTATGGTCTCGATGACATCCTGACAGCATCCATTGATGGCAGCGGATGTAATGAAGCTTATGGCCTGTTAGGCTCCAACAAATCCACCGAAAACAGCGTAAAGCTGTTCCCGCGTAATTGCCAACCTATCGTGGATAACATCCAGCGCATGCTCAAAGAAAAAACGGGCAAGCAGGTTGAAGTGATGATTTATGGGGATGGGGCATTCAAAGACCCTGTGGGTAAAATATGGGAGCTTGCGGATCCGGTTGTATCGCCAGCTTACACGGCGGGACTTGACGGCACACCGAATGAAGTAAAGTTGAAATACCTTGCCGATAATAACTTCGCTGATTTAAGGGGCGAGGAACTGAAGCAGGCAATATCTCAATATATTAACAAAAAAGATGCGAATCTGGTTGGAGCCATGGAAGCCCAAGGTACGACGCCAAGAAGATTAACCGATCTGATCGGCTCTCTGTCGGATTTAACTTCCGGAAGTGGAGATAAGGGCACGCCTGTTATCTTTATTCAGGGATATTTTGATAACTACACGAAGTGA
- a CDS encoding ankyrin repeat domain-containing protein, which translates to MIKLKDIGRFEELPEIAMDIYTGNIPGLEAAMAAGWDIEEGIVLSKYITLSPLDLALISERLDVVKLLVERGADLNVSNNPSFLRAVRYCKEDIVRYVAAQGAKLDMLNQVGSGAYSQAYYGNKKNIPLIHELGLDIKLHGGAVLRQAVSDHDLKTIAYLLEHGVDINYNQPDMVYPYRATPLTVAARMGNPAMVKYLVEHGADVTLAEKDGERPYTIAVSNKDTVLADYLKSLEPAEFHNLENKKHELKKYKLTDELISFLTGDKLRLELAQNEYEIGYIDFFTLTDTIEMKVGRQKLLRLSADFDNYSHLQLVWNPKKKGLIGCYDVEHQEYADLCSFAEFLAQPEMYLIKFLEGEL; encoded by the coding sequence ATGATCAAGCTGAAAGATATCGGGAGGTTCGAGGAGCTGCCGGAAATCGCGATGGACATTTACACAGGAAATATACCGGGTTTGGAGGCTGCAATGGCAGCAGGCTGGGATATTGAAGAAGGCATCGTACTTAGCAAGTATATTACGTTAAGCCCGCTCGATCTGGCGCTGATATCGGAGAGGCTGGATGTTGTTAAGCTGTTGGTAGAGCGCGGCGCCGATTTGAATGTCTCCAATAATCCGTCTTTTTTGCGAGCCGTTCGTTATTGCAAAGAAGACATCGTTCGCTACGTTGCGGCGCAAGGCGCTAAGCTGGACATGCTCAATCAAGTCGGGTCCGGCGCTTATTCACAGGCCTACTATGGAAACAAAAAGAATATCCCGCTCATCCATGAGCTGGGCTTGGATATTAAGCTGCATGGCGGCGCTGTATTGCGTCAAGCCGTGTCGGATCATGACCTTAAGACAATCGCTTATTTACTCGAACATGGGGTGGACATTAATTATAATCAACCGGATATGGTCTATCCTTACCGGGCGACTCCGTTAACCGTTGCAGCGCGCATGGGGAATCCAGCCATGGTCAAATATTTGGTTGAGCACGGCGCAGACGTTACTCTAGCGGAAAAAGATGGCGAACGCCCGTACACGATTGCAGTCAGCAACAAGGATACGGTCCTGGCTGATTATTTGAAGTCGCTTGAGCCCGCAGAGTTTCATAATCTCGAGAACAAAAAGCATGAATTGAAAAAATATAAATTGACCGATGAGCTGATCAGCTTTCTTACCGGGGACAAGCTGCGCCTTGAACTGGCGCAAAATGAATATGAAATCGGGTATATCGATTTTTTCACATTGACCGACACGATCGAGATGAAAGTCGGACGGCAAAAGCTGCTGCGGCTGTCAGCCGACTTCGACAATTACTCCCATCTGCAGCTCGTGTGGAATCCAAAGAAAAAAGGCCTGATCGGCTGTTACGACGTGGAGCATCAGGAGTATGCGGATTTGTGCAGCTTTGCAGAGTTTCTTGCGCAGCCTGAAATGTACCTCATCAAGTTTCTTGAGGGGGAACTGTAA
- the mqo gene encoding malate dehydrogenase (quinone) produces the protein MSSRQTETDVILIGAGIMSATLGTLLKELVPEWKITVFEKLASAGEESSNEWNNAGTGHAALCELNYTAEKSDGSIDISKAIVVNEHFQVSMQFWSYLVNSNLIRNPQDFIMPLPHMSLVQGEKDVAYLKKRFETMSKNPLFQGMEFSDDPKKLMEWIPLIMKDRTSNEPIAATKMDSGTDVNFGALTRMLFDHLRKKNVDIHYKHSVDDIKRTSDGLWELKIRNDSGTVERHTAKFVFIGGGGGSLPLLQKSGIPEGKHIGGFPISGLFMVCNNPKVVAQHHAKVYGKAKVGAPPMSVPHLDTRFIDNKKSLLFGPFAGFSPKFLKTGSMFDLIGSVKPNNLFTMLAAGAKNLSLTKYLVQQLMLSKEKRMEELREFIPNAKSEDWDMLVAGQRVQVIKDTVSGGKGTLQFGTEVVTAADGSVAALLGASPGASTAVSVMLEVIEKCFPQHLKEWEPKIKEMVPSYGLPLVENPELVREIHASTARTLGLKKLKSVSSQ, from the coding sequence ATGAGCAGCAGACAAACCGAAACAGACGTTATCTTAATTGGTGCCGGAATCATGAGTGCGACTTTGGGGACATTGCTGAAAGAATTAGTACCGGAATGGAAAATTACAGTGTTTGAGAAGCTGGCAAGCGCAGGCGAGGAAAGCTCTAACGAATGGAATAATGCGGGAACGGGGCATGCTGCACTGTGCGAGCTTAACTACACAGCCGAGAAATCGGACGGATCTATCGATATTAGCAAAGCGATCGTGGTTAATGAGCATTTCCAAGTTTCAATGCAGTTTTGGTCTTATCTTGTAAACAGCAATCTGATTCGTAATCCGCAAGATTTTATCATGCCATTGCCACACATGAGTTTAGTGCAAGGGGAAAAAGATGTAGCGTATTTGAAAAAACGTTTTGAGACGATGTCCAAAAACCCGCTGTTCCAAGGGATGGAGTTTTCCGACGACCCGAAAAAACTGATGGAATGGATTCCGCTTATTATGAAAGACCGTACATCGAACGAACCTATAGCGGCAACAAAAATGGACTCTGGAACGGACGTTAACTTTGGCGCTTTAACGCGCATGCTGTTCGATCACTTAAGGAAGAAAAACGTCGATATTCATTACAAACATAGTGTCGATGACATCAAACGTACAAGCGATGGCTTGTGGGAATTGAAAATAAGGAATGATAGCGGCACAGTCGAACGCCATACTGCCAAATTCGTCTTTATCGGCGGCGGGGGAGGAAGTCTTCCTCTGCTGCAAAAATCCGGTATTCCTGAAGGAAAACATATCGGAGGATTCCCGATCAGCGGGCTATTTATGGTGTGCAACAATCCGAAAGTCGTAGCGCAGCATCATGCCAAAGTATACGGCAAAGCGAAGGTCGGGGCGCCTCCAATGTCTGTCCCGCATCTTGACACGAGATTTATCGATAATAAAAAATCGCTGCTCTTTGGACCGTTTGCCGGCTTCTCGCCGAAGTTCCTAAAAACCGGGTCCATGTTTGATTTGATCGGCTCCGTAAAACCGAATAATCTGTTCACGATGTTGGCGGCAGGTGCAAAGAATCTTTCGTTGACAAAATACCTCGTCCAACAATTGATGTTGTCGAAAGAGAAGCGTATGGAAGAGCTGCGAGAGTTTATCCCGAATGCCAAAAGCGAAGACTGGGATATGCTGGTAGCCGGCCAGCGTGTGCAGGTTATTAAAGATACTGTCTCTGGCGGTAAAGGAACGCTTCAATTTGGTACGGAAGTGGTGACTGCCGCTGATGGATCGGTCGCCGCCTTGCTCGGCGCTTCTCCGGGGGCTTCCACTGCCGTTTCCGTCATGCTGGAGGTCATCGAAAAATGCTTCCCGCAGCATCTAAAAGAATGGGAGCCGAAAATAAAAGAAATGGTTCCTTCTTATGGCTTGCCACTCGTGGAAAATCCTGAGCTTGTCCGTGAAATTCATGCTTCTACGGCGCGGACGCTTGGTCTAAAGAAGTTGAAATCCGTCAGTAGTCAATAA
- a CDS encoding serine hydrolase domain-containing protein, giving the protein MKRTRITRVTRIVIAFAIMILFTSTTVFTTPGLVAAEHGRGAGESMSTPSGIPYEELGQEIDRFVEPFIGQSTPGAAIVITKDDHIIFSKGYGYANLEQKTPVDPAKTVFGFGSINKLFVWTSIMQLVEKGEMALDQDVRTYFPKSFADKLRADKPFTLLDMMSHTAGYEEYSGGLFIKATKKLDSLENVLLSSQPAQTYEPGKVMSYSNFSTALAGYAVEKVSGESFSDYELKHILRPLGMDHTSGHPELGDRPELQKLEATGYGRLGSGKFEAREKHYIPFYPAGAMKGTAEDLARFAIGLTAADHPLFKSVKMQQSMLAQSYTPHPEMPSNAHGFWEYSVNPRTVGHSGGAVGFSSNFAIVPEERLGIVVLTNTEVEPDIVPSLVNKLIQNKKANDIVPGTHLPSSQDAAGNYVLSRNTLTTFQEIMGYLTRVSVKPSGEHDLTVTAMGRSGEYTQVSPNLYRLKNTKSKSLQMSAAYLYVEKDEKGKVVRLSGGQGMDMLPVKASRSNAVLLLSAVVGAMAVIFFAVTPVAMFIRWLIRRRKGLNSTVSSLLMAAIVGCGTITAAMVLFLMATMITNPYAEVSLFNRCILINYFAAAIAVICAAVAIWAGRKQPLTRSQIWFRVATAVIWIGFIIDLINWKFFHIIS; this is encoded by the coding sequence ATGAAGAGAACACGAATAACACGTGTGACGCGAATTGTTATTGCGTTTGCTATCATGATTCTGTTTACGAGTACAACCGTATTCACTACACCCGGCCTGGTTGCTGCCGAACATGGCAGGGGAGCGGGCGAAAGCATGAGTACGCCGTCTGGCATTCCTTATGAGGAGCTTGGCCAGGAAATCGATCGTTTTGTCGAACCCTTTATCGGGCAGTCGACGCCAGGCGCGGCCATTGTCATTACGAAAGACGACCACATCATTTTTTCCAAAGGATACGGCTATGCAAATCTGGAACAAAAAACTCCTGTTGACCCGGCGAAAACAGTATTCGGCTTCGGGTCGATTAATAAGCTGTTCGTATGGACGTCGATTATGCAGCTGGTAGAAAAGGGCGAGATGGCGCTCGATCAGGATGTTCGGACCTATTTCCCAAAATCGTTTGCCGATAAACTGCGTGCCGATAAACCTTTCACACTGCTGGATATGATGAGTCATACTGCAGGTTATGAAGAATATTCGGGCGGGCTGTTCATTAAAGCGACGAAAAAGCTGGATTCTCTTGAAAATGTTCTGCTGTCCTCGCAGCCAGCACAAACATATGAACCCGGAAAAGTCATGTCTTATTCCAATTTCTCAACGGCGCTGGCCGGGTATGCGGTAGAAAAAGTAAGCGGCGAATCTTTTTCGGATTATGAGTTAAAGCATATTTTACGGCCGCTTGGGATGGATCATACATCGGGGCATCCGGAGCTGGGGGACCGGCCTGAACTGCAGAAGCTTGAAGCGACCGGCTATGGCCGCCTCGGGAGCGGAAAGTTCGAAGCTAGAGAGAAGCATTACATTCCGTTTTATCCGGCAGGTGCCATGAAAGGAACCGCTGAAGATTTGGCCCGCTTCGCCATCGGCTTGACTGCCGCTGATCATCCGTTGTTTAAATCCGTTAAAATGCAGCAGTCGATGCTTGCCCAAAGCTATACGCCACATCCTGAAATGCCATCCAATGCGCACGGCTTTTGGGAGTACAGCGTCAATCCGCGAACTGTCGGCCATAGCGGAGGCGCAGTAGGCTTTTCCAGCAATTTTGCGATTGTGCCCGAGGAGCGGCTGGGGATCGTCGTTCTGACGAATACGGAAGTCGAGCCGGATATCGTTCCAAGCCTGGTTAACAAGCTCATTCAAAATAAAAAAGCCAACGATATTGTTCCCGGCACCCATTTGCCGTCATCGCAAGATGCAGCCGGAAATTATGTATTATCGCGAAATACGCTGACCACGTTTCAGGAGATTATGGGGTATCTGACACGGGTAAGCGTGAAACCAAGCGGCGAACATGATCTTACCGTCACCGCCATGGGAAGATCCGGCGAATACACGCAAGTGAGTCCTAATCTGTACAGGTTAAAGAACACCAAAAGTAAAAGCTTACAAATGTCAGCAGCGTACTTATACGTCGAAAAAGACGAAAAGGGGAAGGTAGTTCGCTTGAGCGGCGGCCAGGGCATGGATATGCTGCCGGTTAAGGCAAGCCGATCGAATGCGGTCTTATTGCTTTCGGCCGTCGTGGGGGCCATGGCAGTTATTTTCTTCGCGGTCACACCGGTCGCCATGTTCATCCGCTGGCTGATTCGCAGGAGAAAGGGTTTGAACTCTACCGTATCCAGCCTGCTTATGGCGGCGATAGTCGGTTGTGGAACCATCACGGCTGCCATGGTTCTGTTTCTAATGGCTACGATGATCACAAATCCATATGCGGAGGTTAGCCTGTTTAACCGCTGCATTCTAATAAATTACTTCGCCGCCGCCATTGCGGTAATCTGCGCAGCTGTCGCCATATGGGCCGGACGAAAGCAACCCCTAACCCGCAGCCAGATCTGGTTTCGGGTAGCGACAGCTGTTATATGGATCGGTTTTATTATAGACCTAATCAATTGGAAATTTTTCCACATCATTTCGTAG
- a CDS encoding LysR family transcriptional regulator yields MSKLDLYKVFCMVAKSKSFSKAAQDLYMTQPAVSQAIMQLERELDTRLFTRTSKGVFLTNEGRLLFDYANSAMNLIHVGEEKMLELKNLTTGELKIGVGDTISRYFLLPYLEEFHNRYPNIKFKIVNGTTLEICTLIKSGEVDIGICNFPLEDPALERRPCIDIHDIFVYGERFKSILSRRVSLDQIAKLPLIFLESKSNSRKYVEDYMLSKGIKISPDFELGSHDLLLEFAKINLGVASVTKEFSQEYLDKGILHEVRLTQEIPKRSIGVCFLKSVSLSPASTKFVEIIEKKLLD; encoded by the coding sequence GTGAGCAAGTTGGATTTATATAAAGTGTTTTGTATGGTAGCCAAAAGCAAGAGCTTTTCCAAGGCGGCTCAGGACCTTTACATGACGCAGCCAGCCGTCAGCCAGGCGATCATGCAATTAGAAAGGGAACTGGATACTCGTCTGTTCACAAGAACATCGAAAGGCGTATTTTTAACCAACGAAGGCCGTCTTTTATTTGATTATGCGAATTCAGCCATGAATTTAATCCACGTCGGGGAAGAAAAGATGCTGGAATTAAAAAATTTAACGACAGGCGAGTTGAAAATAGGTGTTGGCGATACGATATCCAGGTATTTTTTGCTTCCTTATCTGGAGGAATTTCATAATCGGTACCCCAATATTAAGTTCAAGATTGTGAATGGCACAACCCTTGAAATTTGTACTCTGATCAAATCGGGTGAGGTGGATATTGGAATTTGTAATTTTCCGCTTGAAGATCCGGCATTAGAACGAAGACCATGCATTGATATTCATGATATTTTTGTATATGGGGAGAGATTCAAGAGCATATTATCCCGTCGTGTCAGCCTTGATCAGATAGCCAAACTGCCGTTAATCTTCCTTGAATCGAAATCCAATTCCAGAAAGTATGTGGAAGACTATATGTTGTCTAAAGGAATTAAGATATCTCCGGATTTTGAATTGGGATCACATGATCTGTTATTGGAGTTTGCCAAAATCAATTTAGGCGTAGCGAGCGTGACAAAGGAGTTCTCTCAGGAGTATCTGGATAAAGGCATATTGCATGAAGTTCGATTAACCCAGGAAATACCCAAGAGAAGCATTGGCGTATGTTTTTTAAAAAGCGTATCTCTATCGCCGGCATCAACGAAATTTGTTGAGATTATAGAAAAAAAGTTGTTGGACTAA